A region from the Acyrthosiphon pisum isolate AL4f chromosome A1, pea_aphid_22Mar2018_4r6ur, whole genome shotgun sequence genome encodes:
- the LOC100162188 gene encoding phosphatidylinositol glycan anchor biosynthesis, class H-like, producing the protein MNIIKSDNRLVLKSSIQESLKHSCIEYCVEKREKCSNTECVIILMSLLIAAYSYLVNSTVLCSKTVFIIAIIVLFIFGLRFSFKVCNESLLITAPIGLQLTTTYITGHQRVFSLPWQSITDVLIVDVIHTQKVLYYLAIKTPQNGIVTLFQKSSPRLHFLEIIYKDVYKLLENNR; encoded by the coding sequence ATGAACATTATAAAGTCAGACAACAGACTTGTGTTGAAGTCTTCTATACAAGAATCATTGAAGCACTCGTGCATAGAATATTGCGTGGAAAAGCGCGAAAAATGTTCTAACACAGAATGCGTCATCATTCTGATGTCACTACTAATTGCAGCATATTCATATTTAGTAAATTCTACAGTATTATGTTCAAAAACTGTTTTCATTATTGCAATTATTGTCTTGTTCATTTTTGGGTTACGGTTTAGTTTTAAAGTTTGCAATGAATCATTACTCATAACAGCTCCCATTGGATTACAGTTGACCACAACTTATATAACTGGACATCAAAGGGTATTTTCATTACCTTGGCAAAGTATTACTGATGTACTTATTGTTGACGTTATTCACACCCAaaaagtattatactatttggcAATTAAAACACCCCAAAATGGGATAGTCACATTGTTTCAGAAAAGTTCACCAAGgttacattttttagaaataatatacaagGATGTTTACAAACTATTAGAAAACAACAGATGA
- the LOC100163537 gene encoding uncharacterized protein LOC100163537 precursor: MICNSFKVCIVLLSIVLVNLPNANGQSESNRELYDIEGTVMLPNLTTSWLAETVIQLKGGEAVGFLRKNGSFLISKVPSGSYIVEVVNPNYVYEPIRVEINSKGKYRARKVNYIQSSHVHQMPYPLEFVNYMPAKYFYTREQWKVTDFLFNSMVLTMVLPLLAILVLPKLMNDPETKKEMEQLTNLKHDMPEMSEMITSFFTGNTPTAEKQKEKTKAIKSSKKSNKNN, from the exons ATGATTTGTAATTCATTTAAAGTTTGTATTGTTTTGCTATCAATCGTATTAGTAAATTTGCCTAATGCTAATGGACAATCAGAATCGAACCGAGAACTCTATGACATCGAAGGTACAGTTATGCTGCCCAACTTGACAACTTCCTGGTTGGCCGAAACTGTTATACAACTTAAAGGAGGAGAAGCGGTCGGTTTTcttag GAAAAATGGTTCTTTTCTtatttctaaagtaccatcagGATCATATATTGTTGAAGTAGTCAATCCAAATTACGTCTATGAACCAATTAGAGTGGAAATCAATTCAAAGGGTAAATACCGCGCCCGCAAAGTAAATTACATTCAGTCATCTCATGTACATCAGATGCCATATCCATTAGAGTTTGTCAACTACATGCctgccaaatatttttatactaggGAACAATGGAAAGTCACAGATTTTCTTTTCAATTCAATG GTTTTAACGATGGTGTTGCCGCTTCTTGCAATATTGGTTTTGCCGAAGTTAATGAATGATCCAGAAACAAAGAAG gaAATGGAACAATTGACAAACTTAAAACATGATATGCCCGAAATGTCTGAAATGATAACCTCTTTTTTCACTGGAAATACACCAACTGCCGagaaacaaaaagaaaaaactaagGCCATTAAGAGTTCAAAAAAATCCAACAAgaataattaa
- the LOC100160146 gene encoding pre-rRNA-processing protein TSR1 homolog, with protein sequence MKPETRDQAVHRPGPAKQDNKKHKTGRHRSKGILEILKKGRSAQNSAKSKANHQLSRMERRNQAKILRKTKTENVLIEKRRSLNVPHLVAVIPLSNNVFVNEKLMEMINVLQKADVKLSTAVASEGYSHLWVEQFKQGFTFIRPDCSSVLGLLDTLKVVDTILFMVSAEGGFDQDVDLLMTCILAQGLPSTVVAITDLEKIPLKKQNEAKQCIQKDIENWLPDEKVSKIDTSTDILNVLRRISSQKKRTITFRDRRPHLLAEELAFIPSSDDNVGTMKVSGFLRGQTLSVNSLVHIPGWGDFQMEQIDLSSNDFIKSFSGKDVQTTVLETASPGLQENLVCENIPDPMDAEQTWPTDEEMKEAISKNKRMIKRVPQGMSVYQSAWIPDEESDHDDENSESDEGSDDFYSIEDETSDNEMKSMIDDHMETMSMTSVASEVPIDADKYDLQFDINEEEKILTKIKEAKADQLFPDEVDTPNDIPARIRFQKYRGLQSFRTSPWDVKENLPAEYARIFQFENFDRTRKRIFKNLENITGAMPDWYITVYVKNIPAKMFHSRDARNPIVLFGLMPHEQKMSVLNVVLKRPSTVHFDEPIKSKSELIFQCGFRRFTAEPIFSQHTNGNKFKYERFFHQDSIVVATMFAPIIYPPSSVIAMKHCKDGSFQIIGNGNVLSVNPDRVIVKRTVLSGHPFKVHKHSAVVRFMFFNREDIDWFRPVELRTKYGRRGHIKEPLGTHGHMKCGFDGQVKSQDTVCLNLYKRVFPKWTYNQFYNVTK encoded by the exons aTGAAACCGGAAACCCGTGATCAAGCGGTCCACAGACCTGGGCCAGCGAAACaggataataaaaaacataaaactggTCGACACAGAAGTAAAGGAATTCTAGAAATACTGAaaaaag gacgTTCTGCACAGAATTCAGCAAAATCCAAAGCTAATCACCAGTTAAGTCGTATGGAACGTAGAAATCAAGCTAAGATTTTACGtaaaacaaaaacagaaaatgtttTGATTGAAAAACGTAGATCTTTAAATGTACCTCACTTAGTTGCTGTCATACCTCTAAGCAATAATGTGTTTGTAAATGAAAAACTGATGGAGATGATCAATGTATTGCAAAAGGCCGATGTAAAATTGTCAACAGCTGTTGCTTCTGAAGGATATTCTCATTTAtg ggtTGAACAATTCAAACAAGGATTTACTTTCATTAGACCCGACTGTAGTAGTGTTCTTGGACTTTTAGATACACTTAAAGTAGTTGATACCATTTTGTTTATGGTTTCCGCTGAAGGTGGTTTTGATCAGGATGTTGATTTACTAATGACTTGTATATTAGCACAAGGACTTCCTTCAACCGTTGTAGCTATTACAGACCTCGAAAAAATACCTCTCAAA aaaCAAAATGAAGCAAAGCAGTGCATTCAGAAAGATATAGAAAATTGGCTACCAGATGAAAAAGTCAGCAAAATTGATACATCAACAGACATTCTAAATGTTCTTAGACGTATaagttcacaaaaaaaaaggaCAATTACATTCCGTGATAGACGTCCACATTTATTAGCCGAAGAATTGGCTTTTATCCCTAGCTCTGAT gataatgtaggtactatgaaAGTTAGCGGTTTTTTGAGAGGTCAGACCCTGTCTGTTAATTCTTTAGTACATATTCCTGGATGGGGTGACTTTCAAATGGAACAAATAGATTTGTCTTCTAATGATTTTATCAAGAGTTTTTCTGGGAAAGATGTACAAACTACAGTCTTGGAGACTGCTAGTCCTGGATTACAA GAAAATTTGGTTTGTGAAAATATACCGGATCCAATGGATGCTGAACAAACTTGGCCGACTGATGAAGAAATGAAAGAAgcaatatctaaaaataaacgcATGATTAAACGTGTTCCTCAGGGTATGTCTGTATATCAATCAGCTTGGATTCCTGATGAAGAATCTGACcatg ATGACGAAAACTCAGAATCTGATGAAGGCTCTgatgatttttattcaattgaaGATGAAACTTCTGATAATGAAATGAAGAGTATGATAGATGACCATATGGAAACTATGTCTATGACTTCTGTTGCTTCTGAAGTTCCGATTGATGCTGATAAATATGATTTGCAGTTTGATATAAACGAAGAAGAAAAAATACTGACTAAAATTAAAG aagcAAAAGCTGATCAATTGTTTCCCGATGAAGTAGATACACCTAATGATATCCCAGCTAGAATTCGCTTTCAGAAGTATAGAGGTTTACAATCATTCCGCACATCGCCATGGGACGTTAAAGAAAATTTACCTGCTGAATATGCTAGAATATTTcagtttgaaaattttgatagaaCAAGGAaaaggatatttaaaaatttggaaaacaTAACTGGTGccatg ccaGATTGGTACATTACAgtttatgtgaaaaatatacCAGCTAAAATGTTTCATTCAAGAGATGCCCGTAATCCTATTGTACTGTTTGGTCTTATGCCTCATGAGCAAAAAATGTCTGTGCTAAATGTAGTTTTAAAACGACCATCTACTGTACATTTTGATGAACCAATTAAATCTAAATCGGAACTTATATTCCAATGTGGTTTTCGTCGATTTACTGCAGAGCCTATATTTAGTCAGCATACAAatggaaataaatttaaa TATGAACGATTTTTTCACCAAGATTCAATAGTTGTTGCTACAATGTTTGCACCTATTATCTATCCACCTTCTTCAGTTATAGCCATGAAGCACTGCAAAGATGGTTCATTT caaaTAATTGGAAATGGAAATGTCTTGTCAGTAAATCCAGATCGTGTAATTGTAAAAAGAACAGTTCTAAGTGGTCATCCATTTAAAGTACATAAACATTCGGCCGTAGTCAGGTTTATGTTTTTCAATCGAGAAGATATTGATTGGTTTAGACCAGTTGAGTTACGCACCAAATATGGAAGGAGAGGACATATTAAAGAACCTCTAG GTACTCATGGACACATGAAATGTGGATTTGATGGTCAAGTAAAATCTCAAGACActgtatgtttaaatttgtacaaACGTGTTTTTCCAAAATGGACGtacaatcaattttataatgttacaaaataa
- the LOC100159449 gene encoding 40S ribosomal protein S23-like, whose amino-acid sequence MGKPRGIRTARKHVNHRRVQKWADKDYKKAHLGTRWKANPFGGASHAKGIVLEKVGVEAKQPNSAIRKCVRVQLIKNGKKITAFVPRDGCLNYIEENDEVLVAGFGRKGHAVGDIPGVRFKVVKVANVSLLALYKEKKERPRS is encoded by the exons ATGG gTAAACCTCGTGGTATTCGTACGGCTCGTAAACATGTCAACCATCGTCGTGTTCAAAAGTGGGCCGACAAGGACTACAAAAAGGCACATTTGGGAACAAGATGGAAGGCCAATCCTTTCGGAGGAGCTTCTCACGCCAAGGGAATTGTTTTAGAAAAAGT TGGAGTTGAAGCCAAACAGCCCAACTCTGCCATCCGTAAGTGTGTCCGTGTACAACTTATCAAGAATGGAAAGAAAATCACAGCTTTCGTACCTAGAGatggttgtttaaattatattgaagaaAATGACGAAGTATTGGTAGCTGGATTCGGTCGAAAGGGTCACGCTGTTGGAGATATTCCCG GGGTTCGTTTCAAGGTTGTCAAAGTAGCAAATGTTTCATTACTTGCTTTATACAAAGAAAAGAAGGAGAGGCCTAGGTCTTAA
- the LOC100161482 gene encoding protein unc-50 homolog isoform X1, with the protein MPSSVNSFRSTSSLTYLPSPVTQRTCMTAAVKRYRYLRKLSNFKQMDFEFALWQMTFLFINPQKVYRNFQHRKETKLQFARDDPAFLVLLSGLLCVSSIAFTYVLRLGFVEFLKFLLYIVTVDCLLSGVVISSVLWLVANRYLIKSNYKGQDVEWAYAFDIHLNAFVPTLVISHIFQLFFYHIFLRHDWFLPLFIGNTLWLIAIGYYLYITFLGYSCLPILQKTEVLLTPFILLFFLYILSFAINWNISDNVMSIYKYRIL; encoded by the exons atgccaaGCAGCGTGAATTCTTTCCGATCGACATCGTCTTTGACATATTTACCATCACCAGTAACACAGCG AACATGTATGACTGCTGCTGTGAAACGCTACCGCTACTTGCGGAAATTATCGAACTTTAAACAAATGGATTTTGAGTTTGCACTATGGCAAATGACGTTTTTGTTTATCAATCCACAGAAAGTATATCGAAACTTTCAACACAGAAAAG AAACAAAACTACAATTTGCTCGTGATGACCCTGCATTTTTGGTGCTTTTAAGTGGACTTCTATGTG ttTCATCAATAGCATTTACTTACGTTCTAAGACTTGGTTtcgttgaatttttaaaatttctattatatattgtaacagTGGATTGTTTGTTATCCGGTGTCGTAATAAGTTCAGTGTTatg gttAGTAGCCAacagatatttaattaaatccaACTACAAAGGACAAGATGTTGAATGGGCTTATGCAtttgatatacatttaaatgcTTTTGTGCCAACATTAGTAATATCTCAtatatttcaattgtttttctatcaca TATTTCTCAGACACGATTGGTTCTTACCATTATTTATTGGCAACACACTATGGCTTATAGCTATTGGTTATTAcctgtatataacatttttaggaTACAGct gTTTACCCATCTTGCAAAAAACTGAAGTATTGTTAACTCCATttattctactattttttttatatatattgtcgTTTGCAATAAATTGGAATATAAGCGACAATGTCATGTCCATATACAAATacagaattttataa